The Leptospiraceae bacterium genome includes a region encoding these proteins:
- a CDS encoding VOC family protein — MRPFKVLGIQQIAIGNENKDKLSKFWGDIMGLTKVGNYKSEKENVDEDIYKIGNGNFAVEVDLMMPIDPTKSPKVHDPKLNHIGLWIDDLQVCVKWLTEQGVRFTPGGIRKGASGFDVCFIHPKGNEEFPLCSEGVLVELVQAPDEVVKAFNNL; from the coding sequence ATGAGACCATTTAAAGTTTTAGGAATTCAACAAATTGCGATAGGCAATGAAAATAAAGACAAACTCAGTAAGTTTTGGGGCGATATTATGGGACTTACAAAAGTAGGAAATTATAAAAGTGAAAAAGAAAACGTAGACGAAGACATTTATAAAATAGGAAACGGAAACTTTGCTGTTGAGGTTGATTTAATGATGCCAATAGATCCAACCAAAAGCCCCAAAGTCCACGATCCAAAACTAAACCATATTGGTCTATGGATTGATGATTTGCAGGTTTGTGTAAAATGGTTAACAGAACAAGGTGTTCGTTTTACACCCGGTGGAATCAGAAAAGGAGCAAGCGGATTCGATGTTTGTTTTATTCATCCAAAGGGTAACGAAGAGTTTCCGCTATGTTCGGAAGGTGTGTTAGTAGAACTCGTTCAAGCACCAGACGAAGTTGTAAAAGCATTTAATAATCTATAA
- a CDS encoding radical SAM protein — MIEDHLGRSFKKLRISLNSICNFACTYCVSEEDVKSPRLAHTGKSLSAQEFASLVSKLHSHLQLEEVRLTGGEPTLYPELVELIHLLKKIGIPKVALTTNGYLLQKISTELKQAGLDSMNISLDAMNPEVFSKMSRGRKFDKTLAGIYSVKENQIPFKLNSTIMKGYNDTEILPLLDFAGNLGVTVRFLELMKMGHLAGQTPEEIFTEKEILELIATKYDFLESPRKKASTAKYWITKEGYKFGIIANESSPFCEDCNRLRLDSHGSVYGCLSSNLAFSIREAIHSEIPLEPILNQALLTKQDYKFSGSSLGMMTIGG, encoded by the coding sequence ATGATTGAAGACCATTTAGGGCGTTCTTTTAAAAAATTACGCATAAGTCTGAATTCAATTTGTAATTTTGCCTGCACATATTGTGTGAGTGAGGAAGATGTAAAATCTCCTCGTTTAGCGCATACAGGCAAATCTCTGAGTGCGCAAGAGTTTGCTAGTCTTGTATCAAAATTACATTCTCATCTACAATTAGAAGAAGTTCGATTGACTGGTGGTGAGCCAACGCTTTATCCGGAGTTAGTGGAGTTAATCCATTTATTAAAAAAAATTGGAATTCCCAAAGTAGCACTTACGACTAATGGGTATTTGCTACAAAAAATTTCTACCGAATTAAAACAAGCCGGACTTGATTCGATGAATATTTCTCTAGATGCTATGAATCCAGAAGTTTTTTCTAAAATGAGTCGAGGTAGAAAATTTGACAAAACACTGGCAGGAATTTATTCAGTAAAGGAAAACCAAATCCCATTTAAGTTAAATTCTACTATCATGAAGGGTTATAACGATACAGAAATTTTACCTTTGCTGGATTTTGCTGGAAATTTGGGTGTAACTGTGCGATTTTTGGAATTAATGAAGATGGGACATTTAGCTGGACAAACACCAGAAGAAATTTTTACCGAAAAAGAAATCTTAGAATTGATTGCAACTAAGTATGATTTTTTAGAATCACCTAGAAAAAAAGCCTCAACTGCAAAGTATTGGATTACAAAAGAAGGGTATAAGTTTGGAATTATTGCAAATGAATCAAGTCCATTTTGTGAAGATTGCAACCGGCTAAGACTCGATAGCCACGGATCCGTTTACGGGTGTTTGAGTTCGAATTTAGCTTTCTCGATTCGAGAAGCAATTCACAGCGAAATTCCTTTAGAGCCTATTCTCAATCAGGCTCTCTTGACTAAACAAGATTATAAATTTTCAGGAAGTAGTTTGGGAATGATGACAATTGGAGGTTAA
- a CDS encoding MoaD/ThiS family protein, whose amino-acid sequence MNIRVKTFAVLKSYFQEEFDLELDYGSNIYDLMEKLELLNPKASHVISHSLVAMNDEMVDKSIKLKGGELVCILPPVSGG is encoded by the coding sequence ATGAATATTCGCGTTAAAACATTTGCAGTTTTAAAATCATATTTTCAGGAAGAGTTTGACTTGGAGTTGGATTATGGCTCTAATATTTATGATCTAATGGAAAAATTAGAATTATTAAATCCGAAAGCGAGTCATGTTATTTCTCATTCGTTAGTCGCTATGAATGACGAAATGGTGGATAAATCAATCAAGTTAAAGGGGGGAGAGTTAGTTTGTATTCTTCCTCCAGTAAGTGGAGGCTAA
- a CDS encoding MarR family transcriptional regulator has translation MGTKYNGSNEDVLSLDTFICLARAAESINNRLHSRISTYKLTISQFGILEALYHVGSMCQKQLSDKILKSTANITTVIDNLEKRDLVKRIRQESDRRYITVELTEKGKKLIQDIFPEHVKYINEELAILSKEEKLNLKTLCKMVGKKERESVTS, from the coding sequence ATGGGAACAAAATACAACGGATCAAATGAAGATGTTCTCTCTCTCGATACTTTTATTTGTTTAGCGAGAGCAGCGGAGTCAATAAATAACAGGCTACACTCTCGTATATCTACTTACAAACTTACTATTAGCCAATTTGGAATTTTAGAAGCACTCTACCATGTGGGCTCCATGTGCCAAAAACAATTAAGCGATAAAATTTTAAAATCCACAGCAAATATCACCACAGTGATTGATAATCTCGAAAAACGAGATTTAGTAAAACGAATTAGACAGGAGTCTGACAGACGTTATATCACGGTAGAACTGACCGAAAAGGGAAAAAAACTGATACAAGATATATTTCCAGAACACGTAAAATATATCAACGAAGAGTTGGCAATCTTATCGAAAGAAGAAAAACTGAATCTAAAAACTCTTTGTAAAATGGTTGGGAAAAAGGAAAGAGAATCCGTTACTTCTTAA
- the trpS gene encoding tryptophan--tRNA ligase — MRILTGVQPSGKLHLGNYFSVMDKMIRYQKDHDLFCFIANLHSLTTFKSKEALEANTFDAVCDFLALGIDPEKSTFWVQSDVPLVTELTWYLSMCINVNQLHLAHSYKDKTAKGINPTGGLFFYPILMAADILLYDTQKVPVGKDQKQHLEFTRDIANKFNHDFGSTFLIPEPEIDEDTAIIPGTDGAKMSKSYGNTINFFDKETSLRKSVMSIVSDSAGIDEPKDPNKSVIFAIYKLFLNETDLNTLRNRFETPGLRYGDIKKELFSTIMDYFAPYRKRREELVANRGYVEELLQKGAGKAHSAASPVIDRVRSKLGIKRS; from the coding sequence ATGAGAATTTTAACAGGAGTTCAACCTTCAGGAAAATTACATTTAGGAAATTATTTTTCAGTTATGGATAAAATGATTCGTTACCAGAAGGATCATGACTTGTTCTGTTTTATAGCAAACCTGCATTCCCTCACTACTTTCAAATCAAAGGAAGCATTAGAAGCCAATACATTCGATGCAGTCTGTGACTTTTTAGCGTTAGGCATTGATCCAGAAAAATCTACGTTTTGGGTTCAATCTGATGTGCCACTTGTCACCGAACTTACTTGGTATTTGAGTATGTGTATCAATGTAAATCAACTTCACCTAGCGCATTCTTATAAAGATAAAACGGCAAAGGGAATCAATCCAACTGGCGGTTTGTTTTTTTATCCAATTCTAATGGCTGCGGATATATTACTTTATGATACTCAAAAAGTTCCAGTAGGAAAAGATCAAAAACAACACTTAGAATTCACAAGAGACATTGCAAATAAATTCAATCATGATTTCGGAAGTACATTTTTAATTCCAGAGCCAGAGATTGATGAGGATACTGCCATTATCCCCGGAACAGACGGAGCAAAAATGTCTAAATCGTATGGAAATACAATTAATTTCTTTGATAAAGAAACGTCTCTTCGCAAATCCGTAATGTCTATCGTATCTGATTCTGCAGGGATCGATGAACCTAAAGATCCAAATAAAAGCGTAATATTTGCTATTTACAAACTTTTTCTAAATGAAACAGACTTAAATACCCTTCGTAATCGTTTCGAGACTCCCGGTTTAAGATATGGTGACATTAAAAAAGAATTATTTTCAACTATAATGGATTATTTTGCACCATATCGAAAAAGACGAGAAGAACTTGTGGCTAATCGCGGTTATGTAGAAGAACTATTACAAAAAGGTGCAGGTAAAGCACATTCAGCCGCTTCTCCGGTTATTGATAGAGTTCGTTCCAAACTCGGAATTAAAAGAAGTTAG
- a CDS encoding FAD-dependent oxidoreductase, whose amino-acid sequence MKLNRLEFLFKLTAGITALSSANKLLANNKKKNFLIKKVTVVGGGIAGLYSAYLLKNSGYDVTIIEAKNRLGGRILTHIDEESALTSELGAEWVQENHFTMKSLCKELGIELTPYPINRDILTGDNLIESNLVKPNPETREILKRVISLFEKMSPEKKQGLDKLDIYSFLKYQGISEEELYLLDMKYSILFGESLRCISAEKAISIFEFYENGFPFQYKITNGTDKIVESLKSNLKGIKFIISDPVVSVEDANNSVTIKTKSGKEFSSDVCIFALPFGQLNRIKFSPELPKEHKLALLQLRMSRMTKVSLIYKGIDYVRDKLNVQSDGVFQSIYSNGIKNRSINKGNLTLISTGDRSEVYSKLSTEYIPTFVKQNLENIELLSTLQFEKINVKVWKNEPYIEGATSIYPPGSFDVKSILKRNHGRVYFAGEHLGKLNGTMEGALLSALDVVNEL is encoded by the coding sequence ATGAAACTGAATCGTTTAGAATTTTTATTTAAACTTACCGCCGGTATAACTGCATTATCTTCTGCAAATAAGTTATTAGCCAATAATAAAAAGAAGAATTTTTTAATAAAAAAAGTAACTGTGGTTGGAGGTGGTATTGCTGGACTTTATTCTGCTTATTTATTAAAGAATTCCGGATACGATGTTACGATTATAGAAGCTAAAAATCGATTGGGAGGAAGGATTTTAACGCATATTGACGAAGAATCGGCATTAACCTCAGAGTTAGGAGCAGAGTGGGTTCAGGAAAATCATTTTACTATGAAGAGTCTTTGCAAAGAATTAGGGATAGAGTTAACTCCGTATCCTATCAACAGAGATATATTAACTGGTGATAATTTAATTGAATCAAATCTTGTGAAACCAAATCCAGAGACTCGAGAAATATTGAAAAGAGTAATTTCTCTTTTTGAAAAAATGTCTCCTGAAAAAAAACAAGGTCTAGATAAATTGGATATATATTCTTTTCTAAAATACCAAGGTATTTCAGAAGAGGAACTGTATTTGTTGGATATGAAATATTCTATATTATTTGGGGAAAGTCTTAGATGTATCTCTGCCGAGAAAGCTATTTCGATTTTTGAATTTTATGAAAATGGGTTTCCTTTTCAATACAAAATCACAAATGGTACGGATAAAATTGTAGAATCATTAAAATCCAATTTAAAAGGTATTAAGTTTATTATTTCTGATCCAGTTGTTTCTGTTGAAGATGCAAACAATTCTGTTACTATAAAAACAAAATCAGGAAAAGAGTTTTCGTCTGACGTTTGTATTTTTGCACTTCCGTTTGGTCAATTAAACCGAATTAAATTTTCTCCTGAACTTCCAAAAGAACACAAGTTAGCGCTATTGCAATTACGAATGAGTCGAATGACAAAAGTTTCACTTATTTATAAAGGAATTGATTATGTTAGAGATAAACTCAATGTCCAAAGTGACGGAGTTTTTCAAAGTATTTATTCTAACGGAATAAAAAATAGATCAATTAATAAAGGAAATCTTACTTTAATTTCTACTGGTGATAGATCTGAAGTCTATTCAAAGTTATCCACAGAATACATTCCAACATTCGTCAAACAAAACTTAGAAAATATAGAGTTATTGTCTACTTTACAATTTGAAAAAATAAACGTTAAAGTTTGGAAAAATGAACCTTATATAGAAGGGGCTACCTCAATTTATCCGCCCGGATCATTTGATGTTAAATCTATACTGAAACGAAATCACGGGCGAGTTTATTTTGCGGGAGAACATCTTGGAAAACTAAATGGTACTATGGAAGGAGCACTTTTATCTGCCTTGGATGTAGTAAATGAATTGTAA
- a CDS encoding outer membrane lipoprotein carrier protein LolA, with translation MNSFESFRANVSIDGLSGSISYKRPGSLNVKFSDGRVLSGNGRHLWIYSPARGIAGKQDLRGLTGGIGGLLSGYESVSASGKVLKLKSDTKYYEEIIVSVTPNNIIKSLKLKAKGRSDFMDISFSGVQTNIGLSSSIFNFHPPANAQIVENPLNQRE, from the coding sequence ATGAACAGTTTTGAAAGTTTTAGAGCAAATGTTTCTATCGATGGATTATCTGGATCCATTTCTTACAAAAGACCCGGCAGTCTAAACGTAAAATTTTCGGACGGAAGAGTTCTTTCTGGAAATGGGAGACATCTTTGGATTTACTCGCCTGCTCGTGGAATTGCCGGAAAACAAGACCTTAGAGGGCTTACAGGTGGAATAGGTGGGTTACTTTCTGGTTACGAAAGTGTGAGTGCATCTGGAAAAGTCTTGAAACTAAAATCAGATACTAAATATTATGAAGAAATAATTGTCAGCGTTACGCCGAATAATATAATAAAGTCACTAAAATTAAAAGCAAAGGGTCGGTCTGATTTTATGGATATTAGTTTTTCAGGAGTTCAAACGAATATTGGACTATCTTCTAGTATATTCAATTTTCATCCCCCCGCCAATGCACAAATAGTAGAAAATCCTTTGAACCAGAGGGAATAA
- a CDS encoding glycerophosphodiester phosphodiesterase, whose protein sequence is MENIAHRGFSGKYPENTLIAFQKAIEIKADMIELDVTLSKDRIPIIIHDDTLERTTNGKGKIRNTSFKKLRELDAGSWKNIKFKNEKIPTLEEVLLLIKKRKIKLNIEIKTSAYDKKLSNSCIEKKTITLIQKYNLINRIVISSFEPKILLRLRKLSSKIKLALLIDPDFAKLKIDPIAFTKQIRGVSLNMHKSQINSSIFDNAKKQKFPIYIYTINSEKEILNAIDANISGIFTNFPDRLKEIESKV, encoded by the coding sequence GTGGAAAATATTGCACACAGAGGGTTTAGCGGCAAATACCCTGAAAATACTCTTATCGCTTTTCAGAAAGCAATCGAAATAAAAGCAGATATGATTGAACTTGATGTTACCCTTTCGAAAGATAGAATCCCAATAATAATTCATGACGATACACTGGAAAGAACAACAAATGGAAAAGGAAAAATTCGAAATACATCATTTAAAAAACTTAGGGAATTAGATGCTGGATCCTGGAAAAATATTAAATTTAAAAACGAAAAAATTCCAACACTTGAAGAAGTTCTATTATTAATCAAAAAAAGGAAAATAAAATTAAATATTGAAATTAAAACATCTGCATACGACAAAAAACTTTCTAACAGTTGTATTGAAAAAAAAACGATAACACTAATTCAAAAATATAATCTTATAAATAGAATTGTAATTTCTTCCTTTGAACCTAAAATTCTATTGAGGCTGCGAAAGTTATCCTCAAAAATAAAACTAGCACTTTTAATTGATCCAGACTTTGCAAAATTAAAAATCGATCCGATTGCATTTACAAAACAGATTCGTGGCGTATCATTAAATATGCACAAATCACAAATAAATTCTTCAATTTTTGACAATGCTAAAAAACAAAAATTTCCAATCTACATTTACACAATTAACTCAGAAAAGGAGATCCTAAATGCGATAGATGCCAACATTTCAGGAATTTTTACAAATTTTCCTGATAGATTAAAAGAAATTGAAAGTAAAGTTTAA
- a CDS encoding outer membrane protein transport protein: MFFYFRKIKYPTLRNQIFPLNKYFLILIFCNLIFYDLSAGDYGDVYGAHPAAAGMGNAVTAIVNNSSAVYYNVAGLGRLSEGDLLVSLSDKKKWENENGVKNTPEPKLPFKQKMTEFFRESKQDLFLNKPLERSSRNVNEISIQYNYANPRLNTSMLSIGDTAPKFAIPGYAAQNTNTPVSQDLSKLADNYAGLGLTINLNNIYDFKRTIRFGLNLLAPTTGNLLTINDVNPTAHRYLQYGVTNQKPTIMGGTGIEIIKDRLFIGVGFTAIAGGGGAILLKDVPLSPDPVIPNQQVILQVKPLVNPTYGLAFTYGKFSGGVSYRRETALAVNSLGARAQTILLGIQLDFDVAMFDLFSPRKWSYGIAYKPTGKWVFSVDMNRELWSQLGYKNQFLGTEFMSRTKAAYSEPFHLVDVTVARAGTEYMWNDIIRVRGGITKRPKATPDIPGANNWIDFDRMIFTAGISAVLFPGMKFLENLKNPVVIDTVIDYQDLKSIKVFKYAPTSRNPNYSAGGNVWHLGISATMFF, encoded by the coding sequence ATGTTTTTTTATTTTAGAAAAATAAAATATCCGACCTTGAGGAATCAAATATTCCCGCTCAATAAATACTTTCTCATTTTAATTTTTTGTAATCTAATTTTTTATGACTTGTCTGCCGGAGATTATGGAGATGTTTATGGAGCACATCCGGCGGCCGCAGGGATGGGAAATGCAGTAACCGCAATAGTGAATAATTCCTCTGCGGTTTATTATAATGTTGCAGGTCTTGGTAGACTTTCGGAAGGAGATTTGTTAGTATCTTTGTCTGACAAAAAAAAATGGGAAAATGAAAACGGAGTAAAAAACACACCGGAACCCAAACTCCCTTTTAAGCAAAAAATGACAGAATTTTTTCGCGAATCTAAACAGGATTTATTTCTAAATAAACCACTTGAAAGATCAAGTCGCAATGTGAATGAAATTTCTATTCAATACAATTATGCAAATCCAAGATTAAATACTTCCATGTTATCAATTGGTGATACTGCTCCAAAATTTGCGATTCCGGGTTATGCAGCACAGAATACAAATACTCCAGTGAGTCAGGATTTATCAAAATTAGCTGATAATTACGCCGGACTCGGATTAACAATTAACTTAAACAATATTTATGATTTCAAAAGAACTATTCGGTTCGGTTTAAATTTATTAGCCCCTACGACAGGAAATTTATTGACGATTAATGATGTGAATCCGACTGCCCATAGATATTTACAATATGGAGTAACAAATCAGAAACCAACAATTATGGGCGGAACTGGAATTGAAATAATTAAAGACAGATTATTTATTGGGGTAGGTTTCACAGCAATTGCGGGCGGAGGTGGGGCGATACTTTTAAAAGATGTTCCGTTATCTCCTGATCCAGTAATTCCAAATCAGCAAGTTATCCTCCAAGTTAAACCTTTAGTAAATCCGACGTATGGGCTTGCATTTACCTATGGAAAGTTTTCAGGCGGTGTATCTTATCGAAGGGAAACAGCGTTAGCCGTAAATTCTTTAGGAGCTAGAGCTCAAACTATATTACTTGGGATTCAATTAGATTTTGACGTAGCAATGTTTGATTTATTTTCTCCAAGGAAATGGTCTTACGGAATTGCTTATAAGCCTACTGGCAAATGGGTATTTTCCGTTGATATGAATCGAGAACTTTGGAGTCAGCTTGGTTATAAAAATCAATTTTTAGGTACTGAATTTATGTCTAGGACTAAGGCTGCGTATTCCGAACCATTTCATTTAGTTGATGTAACAGTGGCTAGAGCAGGAACTGAATATATGTGGAATGATATTATTCGAGTTCGAGGTGGAATTACGAAGAGACCAAAGGCTACTCCCGATATACCGGGGGCAAATAATTGGATTGATTTTGATCGAATGATTTTTACTGCCGGAATTTCGGCGGTTCTTTTTCCTGGAATGAAATTCTTGGAAAACCTGAAAAATCCAGTAGTTATAGATACTGTAATTGACTACCAAGATTTAAAATCTATCAAAGTTTTTAAATATGCTCCAACGAGTCGAAATCCAAATTACAGTGCAGGGGGGAATGTTTGGCATTTAGGTATATCTGCTACAATGTTCTTTTAA
- a CDS encoding crossover junction endodeoxyribonuclease RuvC produces MARIIGLDPGSHRVGYAILDREDKTRKLSLIDYGTIEVDSGIQSPESLLLVHDELKTILKKYNPEVASVEVLFFFKNQKTVAQVYEARGVILLTLIERGIKILEPTITQIKKGVTGSGTADKKQVKEAIKLILGLKELKGHDDSWDAVAAAFVGLAMYR; encoded by the coding sequence TTGGCAAGGATAATTGGATTAGATCCCGGATCTCATAGGGTTGGGTATGCGATACTTGATCGAGAGGATAAAACTAGAAAACTTAGTTTAATAGATTATGGAACGATTGAAGTTGATTCAGGGATTCAATCTCCAGAAAGTTTGCTTTTAGTTCACGACGAACTCAAAACAATTCTAAAAAAATACAACCCAGAAGTTGCAAGTGTAGAAGTTCTCTTCTTTTTTAAAAACCAAAAAACAGTTGCTCAAGTGTATGAAGCTCGCGGAGTTATTTTGCTTACGCTGATTGAACGTGGAATAAAAATTTTAGAACCTACCATTACACAAATAAAAAAAGGCGTAACTGGAAGTGGTACAGCAGATAAAAAACAAGTGAAAGAAGCAATAAAACTTATTCTTGGTTTGAAAGAATTAAAAGGTCATGATGATTCTTGGGATGCGGTTGCAGCTGCATTTGTTGGTCTTGCAATGTATCGGTAA
- a CDS encoding DUF4281 domain-containing protein produces MKPDLVFKIANSIALIPWILMAIAPHWIVTEKLLNSYTFPILLSGVYFFYITISLGKTGGGFFTLDQVAKLFKNKNALLAGWVHYLVFDLFVGTWEWRDSIQNGISHFILVPCLFLTLMFGPIGFLIYFIIRLFLVGTLL; encoded by the coding sequence ATGAAACCAGATTTAGTTTTTAAAATTGCCAATTCCATTGCATTAATTCCGTGGATACTTATGGCAATTGCCCCTCATTGGATTGTTACAGAAAAATTACTAAACTCGTATACCTTTCCGATTTTGTTGTCCGGTGTTTATTTTTTTTATATAACAATAAGTTTAGGTAAAACAGGCGGCGGTTTTTTTACATTGGACCAAGTGGCTAAACTTTTCAAAAATAAAAACGCACTCTTAGCAGGCTGGGTTCATTATCTTGTGTTTGATTTGTTTGTTGGAACTTGGGAGTGGAGAGATTCAATTCAAAATGGAATTTCCCATTTTATTTTGGTTCCTTGTTTATTTTTAACACTAATGTTTGGACCGATAGGATTTCTAATTTATTTTATCATTCGTTTATTTTTAGTGGGTACTTTGTTATAG
- a CDS encoding molybdopterin-dependent oxidoreductase, whose translation MSNQRTVFRSCTLCEAMCGLRIEIEDEKIVAIRGDKEDTFSRGHLCAKGPELKNIYESPDRIKRPMKRFGDTWKEISWVEALSETAIRIHEIQSKHGQDSVAFYLGNPNVHNYGSILFNPRLAGKINTKNVYVATSMDQLPHHFASYFMFGHQFLLPIPDIDRSNYFLIIGGNPFASNGSIMTSPDVKKRLKAIEERGGKFVVVDPRKTETASNASEHIFIRPGTDVYFLLAMLNVIFTKGLVKTSKALELSDGLEEVRKIALEFSPEKVEGITGISKETISKITEEFTNANGATCYGRMGVSTQPFGATCLWLIYVINIVTGNFDSPGGMMFTLPAVDMIGPDTTETGKGSFDRYRSRVRNLPEFSGEFPVVTMADEILTPGEGQIKMLITSAGNPALSSPNGKKLESALDSLDFMVSIDFYLNETTKHANIILPPTSGLEHDHYDLIFNIFAVRNVTKYAEPVFLHEEGMLHDWEIFSDLAKRLELVKSGKPLPDKLIESKIKPTDFIDRSLQSGPYGKSHNLSLKKLRENPHGIDLGPMKPQLPERLRTKDKRIKLAPEVLLKDIDRVRSSFQELLVKQNNGKFLLIGRRHLRNNNSWMHNMPKLMTGANRCTAMINPFDAEKLGVKNESMVKVKSRVGEVVIQAEVTDEIMQGVISLPHGFGHNRKGTKLSVAPEHEGVSINDITDELEIDKLSGNAAFSGTPVEIVLV comes from the coding sequence ATGTCAAATCAAAGAACAGTATTTCGTTCCTGCACTTTATGTGAAGCAATGTGCGGACTACGCATTGAAATCGAAGACGAAAAAATTGTAGCGATTCGTGGTGACAAAGAAGATACATTTAGCAGAGGACATCTTTGTGCAAAAGGTCCTGAGTTAAAAAATATTTACGAAAGTCCAGATCGAATCAAGAGACCTATGAAACGGTTTGGTGATACTTGGAAAGAAATCTCTTGGGTGGAAGCGTTAAGCGAAACGGCTATTAGAATTCATGAGATTCAATCTAAACACGGACAGGACTCGGTAGCATTTTATCTCGGAAATCCAAACGTACACAATTATGGATCTATTTTATTTAATCCGCGTCTCGCTGGAAAAATAAATACTAAGAATGTGTATGTTGCCACTTCTATGGATCAATTGCCACACCATTTTGCATCTTATTTTATGTTTGGACATCAATTTTTACTTCCCATTCCGGACATTGACAGATCAAATTATTTTCTTATAATTGGTGGAAATCCTTTCGCATCGAACGGAAGTATTATGACTTCACCAGATGTAAAGAAGCGGCTAAAGGCAATCGAAGAACGAGGAGGAAAATTTGTAGTCGTAGACCCTCGTAAAACAGAAACTGCATCGAATGCAAGTGAACATATATTTATTCGGCCAGGAACGGATGTATATTTTCTGTTAGCCATGTTAAATGTAATATTTACCAAAGGACTTGTTAAAACATCAAAAGCGTTGGAGTTATCTGACGGATTAGAAGAAGTTCGAAAAATTGCTTTAGAATTTTCTCCCGAAAAAGTAGAAGGAATAACTGGAATTTCAAAAGAAACAATTAGCAAAATCACGGAAGAATTTACAAACGCAAATGGAGCGACTTGTTACGGAAGAATGGGAGTATCCACTCAGCCATTTGGAGCTACCTGTCTTTGGTTGATTTATGTAATCAATATAGTAACAGGTAATTTTGATTCTCCTGGAGGAATGATGTTTACACTTCCTGCAGTTGATATGATTGGTCCGGATACCACCGAAACCGGAAAAGGCAGTTTTGATAGATATAGAAGTAGAGTGCGAAATCTTCCTGAGTTTTCGGGAGAATTTCCGGTTGTTACAATGGCAGACGAAATTTTAACACCCGGAGAAGGTCAGATAAAAATGTTAATTACATCAGCGGGTAATCCTGCGTTATCTTCACCAAATGGAAAAAAGTTAGAAAGTGCTTTAGATTCCCTTGATTTTATGGTGAGTATTGACTTTTACTTGAACGAAACAACCAAACACGCAAATATCATATTACCCCCGACTTCCGGTTTAGAGCATGATCATTATGATTTAATTTTTAATATATTCGCTGTTCGAAATGTAACAAAATACGCAGAGCCGGTTTTTTTGCACGAAGAAGGAATGCTTCACGATTGGGAAATTTTTTCCGATCTAGCGAAGCGACTTGAATTAGTAAAGTCCGGTAAACCACTTCCGGATAAATTGATTGAGTCCAAAATTAAACCTACTGATTTTATTGATAGATCATTACAATCTGGTCCTTACGGAAAATCGCATAATCTAAGTCTTAAAAAACTCCGAGAAAATCCACACGGAATTGACTTAGGTCCCATGAAACCGCAACTTCCCGAAAGGCTTAGAACAAAAGATAAAAGAATTAAACTTGCTCCTGAAGTTCTACTCAAAGACATTGATAGAGTAAGAAGCTCTTTTCAGGAATTGTTAGTAAAACAAAATAACGGCAAATTTTTGTTAATCGGAAGAAGGCATTTACGAAATAATAATTCTTGGATGCATAATATGCCCAAACTTATGACAGGGGCAAATAGATGTACTGCGATGATAAATCCTTTCGACGCGGAAAAATTAGGTGTAAAAAATGAATCAATGGTAAAAGTAAAATCACGCGTTGGAGAGGTCGTAATCCAAGCAGAAGTTACGGATGAAATTATGCAGGGAGTTATAAGTCTCCCGCATGGATTTGGGCACAATCGAAAAGGCACAAAATTATCCGTAGCCCCAGAGCATGAGGGTGTAAGTATAAATGATATAACGGACGAGTTAGAAATAGATAAATTATCTGGAAACGCAGCGTTTAGTGGAACTCCAGTGGAAATTGTTTTAGTATGA